In Bythopirellula goksoeyrii, a single window of DNA contains:
- the scpB gene encoding SMC-Scp complex subunit ScpB: protein MRTRSGPLGWLLGSTATRYQTVLTGSEYPPTPIFRLSQVSREAGNTSDPSSLDDDQAKIARLEAVLFISREPLSTRKLAKLARLADGTEARTLLKSLAKKYDERTSAIQVVEVAGGVQLLTRPAVADWLRRLHGEGEEMRLSPPALETLAVVAYRQPVVRAEVEAIRGVQCGEILKVLMERDLLRIVGRSEDLGRPFLYGTTKNFLRVFGLRRLEQLPAIDQIQGVGVAG from the coding sequence ATGAGAACCCGTTCAGGTCCCTTGGGATGGTTGCTAGGCAGCACGGCGACGCGGTATCAAACGGTTCTCACGGGCAGCGAGTACCCTCCGACACCGATTTTCCGGCTTTCGCAGGTTTCCAGGGAAGCCGGGAACACCAGTGACCCGAGTTCCCTAGACGACGATCAAGCCAAGATAGCTCGACTCGAAGCCGTCCTTTTTATCTCTCGCGAGCCGCTTTCGACAAGAAAACTGGCGAAGCTAGCCAGACTTGCCGATGGAACGGAGGCGCGTACGCTGCTCAAGTCTTTGGCCAAAAAGTACGATGAGCGTACGAGTGCCATCCAAGTGGTCGAGGTCGCGGGAGGGGTTCAGCTACTCACACGACCAGCCGTGGCGGATTGGCTGCGGCGTTTGCACGGAGAAGGCGAGGAAATGCGGCTTTCTCCTCCGGCATTAGAGACCTTGGCGGTTGTGGCCTATCGACAGCCGGTCGTCCGAGCGGAAGTCGAGGCCATTCGGGGAGTCCAATGCGGAGAAATCCTGAAAGTATTGATGGAACGCGATTTATTGCGTATTGTCGGGCGTTCCGAAGACTTGGGACGACCTTTCCTGTATGGCACAACCAAGAATTTCTTGCGAGTTTTTGGGCTTCGCCGCTTGGAACAACTCCCTGCGATCGATCAAATACAGGGCGTGGGGGTCGCAGGATAA